A genomic stretch from Haemophilus parainfluenzae ATCC 33392 includes:
- a CDS encoding SoxR reducing system RseC family protein encodes MLKESAVVMSYDAETGLAKVKCQSQSACGSCSAREACGTASLSELNGKRGEHIFTLETITPLRTGQMVEIGLEEKSMLFSALLMYIVPLFTLLVATLLSNYISENELIRAILIFILTALSFVMVKRYTSKLDQQTEFQPVLLRVLS; translated from the coding sequence ATGCTAAAAGAAAGTGCTGTTGTGATGAGCTATGATGCAGAAACGGGGCTTGCTAAAGTGAAATGTCAGTCACAAAGCGCCTGTGGATCTTGTTCGGCTAGAGAAGCCTGTGGAACAGCTTCCCTGTCTGAACTCAATGGAAAACGAGGCGAGCATATCTTTACGCTCGAAACCATTACGCCACTGCGTACAGGCCAAATGGTGGAAATCGGCCTAGAAGAAAAATCCATGTTATTTTCTGCATTATTAATGTATATCGTGCCACTTTTCACGTTATTAGTTGCAACATTACTTTCCAACTATATCAGTGAGAATGAACTCATTCGTGCGATTTTAATCTTTATTTTGACCGCACTTTCCTTTGTCATGGTTAAACGTTACACCAGTAAACTTGATCAACAAACGGAATTTCAGCCTGTTTTGTTGAGAGTATTATCCTAA
- the potE gene encoding putrescine-ornithine antiporter translates to MSAKSNKIGVVQLTILTMVNMMGSGIIMLPTKLAEIGTISIVSWLVTAVGSTALAYAFAQCGMFSKKSGGMGGYAEYSFGKAGNFMANYTYGVSLVIANTAIAISAVGYGSEFLGATLSPLSIALWTIFTLWLATILNFGGARITGNISSFTIWGVIIPVVGISIIGWKWFDSSMYVNSWNPHNVPTFEAIGVSISMTLWAFLGLESACANADAVENPEKNVPIAVLGGTLGAAVIYIVSTNVIAGIVPNLELANSTAPFGLAFAHMFNETIGKVIMGLMVMSCFGSLLGWQFTIAQVFKSSAEEGYFPAFFKKVTSKDAPIVGMVTITALQTLLSLMTISPSLNKQFNVLVDLAVVTNVIPYLLSMAALAVLLKAENVAPQKYKTTVFVAFIGSLYSIYALYAAGEQAMLYGSIVTFIGWTLYGFVSYKFDLKKSQAN, encoded by the coding sequence ATGAGTGCTAAAAGTAATAAAATTGGTGTGGTACAACTCACCATTCTTACCATGGTTAATATGATGGGTTCCGGTATCATTATGTTACCGACCAAATTAGCCGAAATTGGGACTATTTCCATCGTTTCTTGGCTTGTAACAGCTGTAGGTTCAACAGCTTTAGCTTACGCATTTGCCCAATGTGGTATGTTCAGTAAAAAATCTGGTGGTATGGGCGGTTATGCGGAATACTCTTTCGGCAAAGCCGGTAACTTCATGGCAAACTACACTTACGGTGTGTCGTTAGTTATTGCGAATACAGCAATCGCGATTTCTGCTGTGGGTTATGGTTCCGAGTTCCTTGGTGCAACCCTTTCTCCACTTTCTATTGCATTATGGACAATCTTTACACTGTGGCTTGCGACCATTCTTAACTTTGGTGGTGCAAGAATTACCGGTAACATCAGTTCATTCACCATTTGGGGGGTAATTATTCCTGTGGTCGGTATTTCAATCATCGGTTGGAAATGGTTTGATAGTTCAATGTATGTGAATTCTTGGAACCCACACAATGTGCCTACCTTTGAAGCGATCGGCGTCTCTATTTCAATGACATTATGGGCGTTCTTAGGATTAGAATCAGCTTGTGCGAATGCAGATGCTGTTGAAAACCCTGAGAAAAACGTACCAATCGCAGTACTTGGTGGTACTTTAGGCGCAGCGGTAATTTATATCGTTTCAACTAACGTGATCGCAGGTATTGTACCTAACCTTGAACTCGCTAACTCAACAGCACCATTTGGTTTAGCCTTTGCTCATATGTTTAATGAAACAATCGGTAAAGTCATCATGGGCTTAATGGTTATGTCTTGCTTCGGTTCATTATTAGGCTGGCAGTTCACTATTGCTCAAGTATTTAAATCTTCAGCGGAAGAAGGCTATTTCCCGGCATTCTTCAAAAAAGTTACCAGTAAAGATGCACCAATCGTTGGTATGGTAACTATCACTGCGTTACAAACATTACTCTCATTAATGACAATTAGCCCATCATTAAATAAACAATTCAATGTGTTAGTGGACTTAGCGGTGGTCACAAACGTCATTCCATACTTGCTCTCAATGGCTGCTCTTGCAGTGTTATTGAAAGCGGAAAATGTTGCGCCACAAAAATATAAAACAACCGTTTTTGTTGCCTTTATTGGTTCTCTCTATAGTATCTATGCACTTTATGCAGCCGGTGAACAAGCGATGTTATATGGTTCAATTGTGACCTTTATTGGTTGGACATTGTATGGCTTTGTTTCTTACAAATTTGATCTTAAAAAATCACAAGCTAATTAA
- the speF gene encoding ornithine decarboxylase SpeF has product MPNLKIAYSPKVEQYFSTHRELVEITKTDFTDVSAIVLTSGDVGDYLERIQATNFGIPVFVVQTEEEQVDPKFYDAIYHIQDLNGYDIKLYSRQIETAAKLYEEKMLPPFFKMLSEYVEMGNIAFDCPGHQGGQYYRKHPAGRFLYDFYGENIFRSDICNADVKLGDLLIHEGAACDAQKYAAQVFNADKTYFVLNGTSSSNKVALNAVLAPGDLVLFDRNNHKSNHHGALIQAGATPIYLETARNPFGFIGGIDSHCFEEDYLKSLIKEVAPEKLNQKRPFRLAVIQLGTYDGTIYNARQVVDKIGHLCDYILFDSAWVGYEQFIPMMKDCSPLLLELNENDPGILVTQSVHKQQAGFSQTSQIHKKDKHIKGQDRYVNHKRFNNAFMLHASTSPFYPLFAALDVNAKIQGSEAGRRLWHECVKVGIEARKLVLNHCELIRPFIPTIIKGKKWQDYDTEEIATNLEFFKFHPTDTWHKFEGYADEQYFVDPCKFLLTTPGISLETGEYEKFGVPATILANYLRENGIIPEKCDLNSILFLLTPAETLTKMQTLVAQIALFEKHIKQDSLLKDVLPTVYKNNEDRYKGYTIRQLCQEMHDLYVSRNVKQLQKDLFRKATLPEYALNPHDANIEFVRNKVELVPLTDIVGRVAAEGALPYPPGVLCVVPGERWSPTAQKYFLALEEGINTLPGFAPEIQGVYLQKDPDGRTRAYGYVLTDY; this is encoded by the coding sequence ATGCCAAACTTAAAAATTGCATATAGTCCAAAAGTTGAACAATATTTCTCTACACATAGAGAATTAGTTGAAATTACCAAAACAGACTTTACTGATGTTTCCGCTATTGTGTTGACTTCAGGAGATGTCGGTGACTACCTTGAACGTATTCAGGCAACGAACTTTGGTATTCCAGTATTTGTTGTTCAAACTGAAGAAGAACAAGTTGATCCGAAATTCTATGATGCTATTTATCATATTCAAGATTTAAATGGTTATGATATTAAGCTTTATAGTCGTCAAATCGAAACTGCAGCAAAACTTTATGAAGAAAAAATGTTACCGCCATTCTTCAAAATGTTAAGTGAATATGTGGAAATGGGTAATATTGCTTTTGACTGTCCAGGACATCAAGGTGGTCAATACTATCGTAAACATCCAGCAGGTCGTTTCCTTTATGACTTCTACGGTGAAAATATTTTCCGTTCAGATATTTGTAATGCTGACGTGAAATTAGGTGACTTGTTAATTCACGAAGGGGCAGCTTGTGATGCACAAAAATACGCAGCTCAAGTATTCAATGCGGATAAAACTTACTTCGTATTAAATGGTACTTCTTCTTCAAACAAAGTTGCGTTAAATGCTGTACTTGCTCCGGGCGATTTAGTGTTATTTGACCGTAATAACCATAAATCAAATCACCATGGTGCATTAATTCAAGCAGGTGCAACCCCAATTTACTTAGAAACAGCACGTAATCCATTTGGTTTCATTGGTGGTATTGATAGTCACTGCTTCGAAGAAGATTATTTGAAATCATTAATTAAAGAAGTCGCACCTGAAAAATTAAATCAAAAACGTCCATTCCGTTTAGCGGTTATCCAATTAGGTACTTATGACGGTACAATTTATAACGCACGTCAAGTGGTAGATAAAATTGGTCATCTTTGTGACTACATCTTATTCGACTCTGCATGGGTAGGTTATGAACAATTCATTCCAATGATGAAAGACTGCTCGCCATTATTGCTTGAATTAAATGAAAATGACCCTGGTATTTTAGTGACTCAATCTGTTCATAAACAACAAGCAGGTTTCTCACAAACTTCACAAATTCACAAAAAAGATAAACACATTAAAGGTCAAGATCGTTATGTAAACCACAAACGTTTCAATAATGCCTTTATGTTACATGCATCAACCAGTCCATTCTATCCATTATTTGCGGCATTAGATGTGAATGCGAAAATTCAAGGTAGTGAAGCGGGTCGTCGTTTATGGCATGAATGTGTGAAAGTGGGTATCGAAGCACGTAAATTAGTATTAAATCACTGTGAATTAATTCGTCCATTTATTCCAACCATAATTAAAGGTAAAAAATGGCAAGATTATGACACAGAAGAAATTGCAACTAATCTCGAATTCTTCAAATTCCACCCAACAGATACATGGCATAAATTTGAAGGCTATGCTGATGAACAATACTTCGTTGACCCATGTAAATTCTTGCTTACCACGCCAGGTATTAGCTTAGAAACCGGTGAATATGAAAAATTTGGTGTACCAGCAACTATTCTTGCTAACTACTTACGTGAAAACGGTATTATTCCGGAAAAATGTGACTTGAACTCAATTTTATTCTTGCTCACTCCGGCAGAAACCCTCACCAAAATGCAAACTTTGGTTGCTCAAATCGCCTTGTTTGAAAAACACATTAAACAAGACTCTTTATTAAAAGATGTATTGCCAACTGTGTATAAAAACAATGAAGACCGTTACAAAGGCTACACCATCCGTCAATTATGCCAAGAAATGCATGACCTTTATGTAAGCCGTAATGTAAAACAACTTCAAAAAGACCTATTCCGCAAAGCAACATTACCGGAATATGCGTTAAATCCACACGATGCGAATATTGAATTCGTTCGTAACAAAGTTGAACTTGTTCCATTAACAGACATTGTTGGTCGTGTGGCCGCGGAAGGTGCGTTACCTTATCCTCCGGGTGTGTTATGTGTGGTGCCAGGAGAAAGATGGAGTCCAACTGCACAAAAATACTTCCTTGCGTTAGAAGAGGGCATCAACACATTACCTGGCTTCGCACCTGAAATCCAAGGGGTTTACTTACAAAAAGATCCTGATGGACGTACTCGTGCATATGGCTATGTTTTAACTGACTATTAA
- the speFL gene encoding leader peptide SpeFL: protein MLLRTYIHRYVHTKVLRLLRFNPIKGRSLMAHIRRTRHIMMPSHRSCFSYSVFASQNKPSNTTL, encoded by the coding sequence ATGCTACTGCGTACATATATACACAGATACGTCCATACGAAAGTATTGAGACTTTTACGGTTTAATCCGATAAAAGGTCGCTCTTTGATGGCTCATATCCGTCGTACACGCCATATTATGATGCCGTCTCATCGCTCTTGCTTTTCATACTCAGTATTCGCTTCTCAAAACAAACCATCCAATACGACTCTCTAA
- a CDS encoding ornithine carbamoyltransferase, with the protein MAFNLKNRHLLSLVHHSEHEINYLLDLSRDLKRAKYAGTEQQQLKGKNIALIFEKTSTRTRCAFEVAAYDQGARVTYIDPNSSQIGHKESMKDTARVLGRMYDAIEYRGFKQSTVQELADYAGVPVFNGLTDEFHPTQMLADVLTMIEHCDKPLRQISYVYIGDARNNMGNSLLLIGSKLGMDVRICGPKALLPEAGFVEMCEGFAKESGAQITVTEDIDTAVRGVDFVHTDVWVSMGEPLDAWAERIKLLLPYQVTPELMKRTGNPKVKFMHCLPAFHNSETQMGRQIAEKYPELANGIEVTEDVFESPMNIAFEQAENRMHTIKAVMVASLA; encoded by the coding sequence ATGGCTTTTAATCTTAAAAATAGACACCTATTGAGTCTTGTTCATCATTCAGAACACGAAATTAATTATTTGTTAGATTTATCGCGTGATTTAAAACGTGCTAAATATGCAGGGACAGAGCAGCAACAACTTAAAGGTAAAAATATTGCACTCATTTTTGAAAAAACTTCAACACGTACTCGCTGTGCTTTTGAAGTTGCAGCTTATGATCAAGGTGCTCGAGTGACTTATATCGATCCAAACTCTTCTCAAATTGGACATAAAGAAAGCATGAAAGACACCGCGAGAGTTCTCGGGCGAATGTATGATGCGATTGAGTATCGAGGCTTTAAACAAAGTACTGTACAAGAACTTGCAGATTATGCTGGTGTGCCGGTGTTTAATGGTTTAACGGATGAGTTTCATCCTACACAAATGCTTGCGGATGTTCTTACGATGATTGAACATTGTGACAAGCCACTTCGTCAAATTAGTTATGTGTATATTGGTGATGCGCGTAATAACATGGGGAATTCTCTTTTATTGATTGGGTCTAAACTTGGGATGGATGTGCGTATTTGCGGCCCTAAAGCCTTATTGCCAGAAGCCGGTTTTGTTGAAATGTGTGAAGGTTTTGCTAAAGAAAGTGGTGCGCAGATTACTGTCACTGAAGATATCGACACAGCCGTAAGAGGTGTTGATTTTGTGCATACCGATGTTTGGGTTTCAATGGGCGAACCATTAGACGCTTGGGCAGAGCGCATTAAGTTATTGCTTCCTTATCAAGTCACGCCAGAACTCATGAAGCGTACGGGTAATCCAAAAGTAAAATTCATGCATTGTTTACCTGCATTCCATAACAGTGAAACCCAAATGGGTCGTCAAATTGCAGAAAAATATCCTGAATTAGCAAATGGTATTGAAGTCACAGAAGATGTTTTTGAGTCTCCGATGAATATTGCATTTGAACAAGCTGAAAACCGTATGCATACCATTAAGGCGGTAATGGTGGCAAGTTTAGCTTAG
- the cpdB gene encoding 2',3'-cyclic-nucleotide 2'-phosphodiesterase, translated as MINRRDFIQLGASSILALSASRFAFAKSDTQVDLRIVATTDIHSFLTDFDYYKDAPTEKFGFTRAASLIRQARKEVKNSVLVDNGDLIQGNPIADYQAAKGYKEGKSNPAVDCLNAMHYEVGTLGNHEFNYGLDYLADAIKQAKFPIINANVVKVGTEEPYFTPYVIQTKEVVDSQGKTHKLNIGYIGFVPPQIMVWDKANLQGKVETRDIVKTAQKYVPEMKQKGADIIVALAHTGPSDEPYQEGAENSAFYLADVPHIDAIVFGHSHRLFPNKEFAKSPNADIAKGTVKGVPESMAGYWANNISVIDLTLAQHNGKWLVTDGKAVLRPIYDAENKKATTESDAELTALLKPVHEATREFVAQPIGKATDNMYSYLALVQDDPTIQIVNQAQKAYVEKVAPSVAAMAGLPILSAGAPFKAGGRKNDPTGYTEVNKGELTFRNAADLYLYPNTLVVVKATGEELKEWLECSAGMFKQIDPTSDKPQSLLDWDGFRTYNYDVIDGVNYEFDLTQPPRYDGECKLINPNSHRVVNLTYQGKPVDPKAEFLIATNNYRAYGNKFPGTGDAHIVYASPDENRQILADYIKAESEKNGHVNPSADKNWRFAPIKGNDKLDVRFETSPSEQAAKFIQDNAQYPMKKVGTDEVGFAVYQIDLSK; from the coding sequence ATGATCAACAGAAGAGATTTCATCCAACTTGGCGCAAGCAGTATTTTAGCGTTAAGTGCGAGCCGCTTTGCTTTTGCAAAAAGCGACACACAAGTCGATTTACGTATTGTGGCAACAACCGATATTCACAGTTTTTTAACTGACTTCGATTACTACAAAGATGCACCGACTGAGAAATTCGGTTTTACCCGTGCAGCAAGCTTGATTCGTCAAGCACGTAAAGAGGTGAAAAACAGCGTTTTAGTTGATAACGGTGACTTAATCCAAGGTAACCCAATTGCTGACTATCAAGCAGCTAAAGGTTATAAAGAAGGCAAATCAAACCCAGCTGTGGATTGCTTAAATGCGATGCACTATGAAGTAGGGACATTAGGTAACCACGAATTTAACTATGGCTTAGACTATTTAGCGGATGCGATTAAACAAGCTAAATTTCCTATCATCAATGCCAACGTAGTGAAAGTAGGCACTGAAGAGCCCTATTTCACACCTTATGTAATTCAAACGAAAGAAGTGGTGGATAGCCAAGGTAAAACGCACAAACTAAACATTGGTTATATCGGTTTTGTGCCACCACAAATTATGGTGTGGGATAAAGCAAATTTACAAGGCAAAGTTGAAACGCGCGATATCGTGAAAACCGCACAAAAATATGTGCCAGAAATGAAACAAAAAGGTGCCGATATTATTGTGGCACTTGCACACACTGGGCCATCTGACGAACCATATCAAGAAGGTGCAGAAAACTCAGCATTCTATCTTGCTGATGTACCACACATTGATGCAATTGTTTTCGGTCACTCTCACCGTTTATTCCCGAATAAAGAGTTCGCAAAATCACCAAATGCAGATATTGCTAAAGGTACCGTAAAAGGCGTACCTGAAAGTATGGCTGGCTACTGGGCAAACAACATCAGTGTGATCGACTTAACCCTTGCTCAACACAACGGCAAATGGTTAGTGACTGATGGTAAAGCGGTACTTCGCCCAATTTATGATGCTGAAAACAAAAAAGCGACCACAGAAAGTGATGCCGAATTGACCGCACTTTTAAAACCTGTGCATGAAGCCACCCGTGAATTCGTGGCACAGCCAATCGGTAAAGCCACCGATAACATGTACAGCTACTTAGCCTTAGTGCAAGATGACCCAACCATTCAAATTGTGAACCAGGCACAAAAAGCTTACGTTGAAAAAGTGGCACCAAGTGTTGCAGCAATGGCGGGCTTACCAATTTTAAGTGCGGGCGCACCGTTTAAAGCAGGCGGACGTAAAAATGACCCTACTGGCTATACAGAGGTGAACAAAGGTGAATTAACCTTCCGTAACGCAGCAGACTTATACCTCTATCCAAATACCTTAGTTGTTGTCAAAGCAACAGGTGAAGAATTGAAAGAATGGTTAGAATGTAGCGCAGGTATGTTTAAACAAATCGATCCTACCAGCGACAAACCACAATCTTTACTTGATTGGGACGGTTTCCGTACTTATAACTACGATGTGATTGACGGCGTAAATTATGAATTCGACCTGACTCAACCACCGCGTTATGACGGCGAATGTAAATTGATTAACCCGAACTCACACCGAGTGGTGAATTTAACTTACCAAGGTAAACCGGTTGATCCAAAAGCAGAATTCTTAATTGCAACTAACAACTATCGTGCTTACGGTAATAAATTCCCAGGCACAGGCGATGCGCACATTGTTTACGCTTCTCCTGATGAAAATCGCCAAATTCTTGCGGATTATATCAAAGCAGAAAGCGAAAAAAATGGCCATGTAAACCCTAGTGCGGATAAAAACTGGCGCTTTGCACCGATTAAAGGTAACGATAAATTAGACGTACGTTTTGAAACCTCGCCAAGCGAACAAGCAGCGAAATTCATTCAAGACAATGCACAATACCCAATGAAGAAAGTCGGCACCGATGAAGTGGGATTTGCGGTATATCAAATTGATTTATCGAAATAA
- a CDS encoding methionine/alanine import family NSS transporter small subunit, producing MTSIAIIMMIVALFVIWGGLIFSLIRLPKEEK from the coding sequence ATGACAAGTATTGCAATTATAATGATGATTGTGGCGCTTTTTGTGATTTGGGGCGGCTTGATCTTTTCCTTAATCAGACTTCCAAAGGAAGAAAAATAA
- a CDS encoding sodium-dependent transporter produces MTQSNAKRETFSGRKAFIMAAIGSAVGLGNIWRFPYTTYENGGGAFIIPYLIALLTAGIPLLFLDYAIGHRHRGGAPLSYRRFNPHFEVFGWWQVMVNVIIGLYYAVVLGWAASYTYFSLNSAWGDQPIDFFLHEFLKMGDISNGVSFEFVGMVTGPLIAVWLVALGVLSLGIQKGISKSSDILMPVLVVMFVALVVYSLFLPGAEKGLNALFTPDWSKLSNPSVWIAAYGQIFFSLSICFGIMITYASYLKKDSDLTGSGLVVGFANSSFEVLAGIGVFAALGFIATAQGVEVSEVAKGGIGLAFFAFPTIINKAPFGEVLGVLFFGSLTFAALTSFISVIEVIISAIQDKLRLRRAKATFVVGLPMMVVSVILFGTTTGLPMLDVFDKFVNYFGIVAVAFVSLIVIVANEKLGLLGNHLNQSSSFKVGFLWRLCIVITTGILAFMLFSEGAKVFTEGYEGYPSWFVNIFGWGMAISLVVVSFILSRLKWKNEDNFKLEEKGE; encoded by the coding sequence ATGACGCAGTCAAACGCAAAGCGCGAGACCTTCTCTGGTCGGAAAGCATTTATTATGGCGGCGATTGGATCCGCTGTTGGCTTAGGAAACATCTGGCGTTTCCCTTATACCACTTATGAAAACGGTGGCGGTGCATTTATTATCCCTTACCTTATTGCACTTTTAACCGCTGGTATTCCATTGCTTTTCTTAGATTACGCAATCGGTCATCGCCATCGTGGTGGTGCACCGCTTTCTTATCGTCGCTTTAACCCACACTTTGAAGTGTTTGGTTGGTGGCAAGTGATGGTGAACGTCATCATCGGTCTTTACTACGCCGTGGTATTAGGTTGGGCGGCAAGCTATACCTATTTCTCACTTAATTCTGCTTGGGGCGACCAACCGATTGATTTCTTCCTACACGAATTCTTAAAAATGGGCGATATCAGCAATGGTGTGAGCTTTGAGTTTGTCGGCATGGTAACTGGTCCATTAATTGCTGTATGGTTAGTGGCGTTAGGCGTACTTTCTTTAGGTATTCAAAAAGGGATTTCTAAATCTTCAGATATCTTAATGCCTGTTTTAGTGGTGATGTTTGTAGCGTTGGTCGTTTATTCTTTATTCTTACCAGGTGCAGAAAAAGGCTTAAACGCACTATTTACACCAGACTGGTCAAAACTCTCTAATCCGAGCGTGTGGATTGCGGCTTACGGTCAAATCTTCTTCTCTCTTTCCATCTGTTTCGGGATTATGATTACGTATGCATCGTACTTGAAAAAAGATTCAGATTTAACAGGTAGCGGTTTAGTTGTTGGTTTTGCGAACTCAAGTTTTGAGGTGCTTGCGGGTATTGGTGTATTTGCGGCATTAGGTTTCATCGCAACCGCACAAGGTGTAGAAGTGAGCGAAGTAGCAAAAGGTGGTATTGGTTTAGCCTTCTTTGCATTCCCAACCATTATTAATAAAGCACCATTCGGTGAAGTATTAGGGGTATTATTCTTCGGTTCATTAACCTTTGCGGCATTAACCTCATTTATCTCTGTTATTGAAGTAATCATTTCAGCGATTCAAGACAAACTCCGTTTACGTCGAGCAAAAGCGACCTTTGTTGTTGGTTTACCAATGATGGTGGTATCAGTCATTTTATTTGGTACCACAACAGGTTTACCAATGCTTGATGTGTTCGATAAATTTGTGAACTACTTTGGTATTGTAGCAGTGGCATTTGTTTCATTAATTGTGATTGTTGCAAATGAAAAACTAGGCTTATTAGGCAACCACTTAAATCAAAGCTCTTCATTCAAAGTGGGTTTCCTATGGCGTTTATGCATTGTCATCACCACCGGTATTCTTGCCTTTATGTTATTCAGTGAAGGTGCAAAAGTATTTACTGAAGGTTATGAAGGCTATCCGAGCTGGTTTGTAAATATCTTTGGTTGGGGCATGGCAATTTCGCTTGTCGTGGTTTCATTCATTCTTTCTCGTTTAAAATGGAAAAATGAAGACAACTTCAAGCTTGAAGAAAAAGGAGAATAA
- a CDS encoding tellurite resistance TerB family protein, protein MDLNSILNQVLDVAKNSASKLETGNQTIDSLTKVGGGAALGGILSMILGRSGGASLAKLGSLAVLGNLAYQAYQNYQKSQQNSQPSISENAFDVLNSSSHVDAGELILRTMIAAAAADGEITEDEKQTIANEAGNNPELAQWLEQEIQNPISINEIARLVGNDTALASNVYLAARLVSKDLSRKEIIFLADLAQALGLDDALVEQLEKQAGF, encoded by the coding sequence ATGGATCTTAACAGCATTTTAAACCAAGTTTTAGATGTCGCTAAAAACTCTGCAAGCAAACTTGAAACTGGCAACCAAACTATCGACTCTCTCACTAAAGTAGGCGGCGGTGCTGCGTTAGGCGGTATTTTATCAATGATTTTAGGCCGTAGCGGTGGCGCAAGTTTAGCAAAATTAGGCTCACTTGCTGTATTAGGTAATCTTGCTTATCAAGCGTACCAAAACTATCAAAAATCCCAACAAAACAGCCAACCAAGCATTTCAGAAAATGCGTTTGATGTATTAAATTCATCAAGCCATGTCGATGCGGGTGAGTTGATTTTACGTACGATGATTGCTGCAGCGGCAGCAGATGGTGAAATCACTGAAGACGAAAAACAAACTATCGCAAATGAAGCAGGTAACAACCCTGAATTAGCACAGTGGCTTGAACAAGAAATTCAAAATCCAATTTCTATCAACGAGATTGCTCGTCTTGTAGGTAATGATACTGCACTTGCAAGCAATGTGTATTTAGCAGCTCGTTTAGTAAGCAAAGATTTATCTCGCAAAGAAATCATTTTCTTAGCAGATTTAGCACAAGCATTAGGCTTAGACGATGCGCTTGTTGAACAATTAGAAAAACAAGCAGGCTTCTAA